One genomic segment of Acinetobacter oleivorans DR1 includes these proteins:
- a CDS encoding FAD-binding oxidoreductase, translating into MNAPVALTPELLTQLTAIVGENRIKTDADSLENWGKDHTKHFNPNPSVIVFPSTTEQVQAVVKLANQFNIAITPSGGRTGLSAGAVATNGEIVISMDKMNQILEFFPADRMVRVQAGVVTEQLQNYAEEQGMYYPVDFASAGSSQIGGNIGTNAGGIKVIKYGMTRNWVLGLTVVTGKGDILRLNKGMVKNATGYALQHLFIGGEGTLGLVTEAEIKLERQPQNLQVLVLGVPDFDAVMPVLHAFQKDIDLTAFEFFGELAMQKVLDHGHVQRPFETQCPFYVLLEFEAPYEPILDKAMEIFEHCMEQGWVLDGVMSQSLDQVESLWRLREDISESIAPFIPYKNDISVLITHVPAFIREIDAIVQENYPDFEICWFGHIGDGNLHLNILKPENLTKDEFFAKCQVVNKYVFDTVKKYDGSISAEHGVGMTKKPYLEYSRSPEEIEYMKALKLAFDPNGIMNPGKLFDL; encoded by the coding sequence ATGAATGCTCCAGTCGCTTTAACACCTGAGTTACTCACCCAATTAACAGCAATCGTCGGTGAAAACCGTATTAAAACCGATGCTGATAGTCTCGAAAACTGGGGTAAAGATCATACCAAGCATTTTAATCCGAACCCATCGGTCATCGTTTTTCCATCGACCACTGAACAAGTTCAGGCAGTTGTAAAGCTTGCGAACCAGTTTAATATCGCGATTACACCGTCAGGTGGTCGTACTGGTCTCTCTGCGGGTGCTGTAGCAACTAATGGCGAAATTGTCATTAGCATGGACAAAATGAACCAGATTCTTGAGTTCTTCCCAGCAGATCGTATGGTACGAGTGCAAGCTGGTGTAGTGACTGAACAATTGCAAAACTATGCTGAAGAGCAAGGTATGTATTATCCGGTTGATTTCGCGTCAGCGGGTTCTAGTCAGATTGGCGGTAATATCGGTACCAATGCTGGTGGTATTAAAGTTATTAAATACGGCATGACACGTAATTGGGTGCTTGGTTTAACTGTTGTCACTGGTAAAGGCGATATTTTACGTTTAAACAAAGGCATGGTTAAAAATGCAACTGGTTATGCATTACAGCATTTGTTTATTGGTGGTGAAGGTACATTAGGTTTAGTGACTGAAGCGGAAATTAAACTTGAGCGCCAACCACAAAACTTACAAGTTTTAGTTTTAGGTGTTCCTGATTTTGACGCAGTAATGCCTGTATTACATGCATTCCAAAAAGATATCGATTTAACTGCATTTGAGTTCTTTGGTGAACTTGCAATGCAAAAAGTTTTAGATCATGGACATGTACAACGCCCATTTGAAACTCAATGTCCATTCTATGTATTGCTTGAGTTTGAAGCGCCATATGAGCCGATTCTCGATAAAGCAATGGAAATTTTCGAGCATTGTATGGAGCAGGGTTGGGTACTTGATGGCGTAATGAGCCAGAGTCTTGACCAAGTGGAAAGCTTATGGCGTTTACGCGAAGATATTTCTGAATCAATCGCGCCATTTATTCCATACAAAAATGATATTTCAGTATTAATTACTCACGTGCCTGCATTTATTCGTGAGATTGATGCAATTGTTCAAGAAAACTATCCTGATTTTGAAATTTGCTGGTTCGGTCATATCGGTGATGGTAATTTGCACTTAAATATTTTAAAACCTGAAAACTTAACCAAAGATGAGTTCTTTGCGAAGTGTCAGGTTGTGAATAAATATGTGTTCGATACCGTTAAAAAATACGATGGTTCAATCTCTGCCGAACATGGCGTAGGTATGACGAAAAAGCCATATTTGGAATATTCACGTTCGCCTGAAGAAATTGAATATATGAAAGCATTGAAGTTGGCATTTGACCCGAACGGGATTATGAACCCAGGTAAATTATTTGATCTTTAA
- a CDS encoding xanthine permease, translated as MQLTYAGQVFLVVVAVLMIWSFVLTKFWVKRLAKNRKSSKFEFAYLFAVVFSISALFFPFTYWVSQAVYGLATKPTYDATVVSYTSEWVDTERTDSNGRKYKTKTLMHTAQVQFKDNQNRTLTLDNSVRSGDVPAVGEHITVVYESGDHTAQEKSWRTILLFAAALFMLFILGYVLLMIIAYSLKRDMEPYKTFASTLIFKVTLPLGTMAMFSTLSYSIFAYFFLGNPRDLPVWAIGLCFFFALSLLPLIYHIVTGWKAYKK; from the coding sequence ATGCAACTGACTTATGCGGGACAAGTTTTCTTGGTGGTCGTTGCAGTTTTGATGATTTGGTCATTTGTACTCACCAAGTTTTGGGTCAAGCGTTTAGCTAAAAATCGTAAAAGTAGTAAGTTTGAATTTGCTTATTTATTTGCCGTGGTTTTTAGTATTAGTGCTTTATTTTTTCCATTTACTTATTGGGTTTCTCAGGCAGTCTACGGCTTAGCAACCAAACCAACTTACGATGCAACTGTAGTGAGTTATACTTCGGAATGGGTAGATACTGAACGTACCGACTCAAATGGGCGTAAATATAAAACCAAGACACTCATGCATACTGCTCAGGTTCAATTTAAAGATAATCAAAACAGAACTCTAACTTTAGACAACTCAGTTCGCTCTGGTGATGTACCTGCAGTTGGTGAACATATTACTGTTGTTTATGAATCAGGTGATCACACCGCACAAGAAAAAAGCTGGCGAACAATTCTATTGTTTGCAGCCGCTTTATTTATGCTGTTTATTTTAGGTTATGTGTTGCTCATGATTATTGCCTATAGTCTAAAGCGCGACATGGAACCCTACAAAACATTTGCTAGTACGTTAATTTTTAAAGTCACGCTTCCACTTGGAACAATGGCGATGTTTTCGACGTTGTCTTATTCTATTTTTGCCTATTTCTTTTTAGGTAATCCAAGGGATTTACCTGTGTGGGCCATTGGACTTTGTTTCTTTTTTGCTCTTAGTCTTTTACCGTTGATTTATCATATTGTGACGGGTTGGAAAGCTTACAAGAAATAA
- a CDS encoding putative quinol monooxygenase encodes MLTIIAEIRTKSAGQHRQNVLDAFQKIIPTVLAEDGCHGYEPLIDHKSNASFQTHEPDTIVMLEKWESVAHLEAHLATPHMQAHHEAVKDDVIDVKIKILESGV; translated from the coding sequence ATGCTAACCATTATTGCAGAAATTCGCACCAAATCAGCTGGGCAGCATCGTCAAAACGTATTGGATGCTTTTCAAAAAATTATTCCAACTGTTTTAGCTGAAGATGGTTGTCATGGTTATGAACCTTTAATTGATCACAAATCAAATGCGAGCTTCCAAACTCACGAGCCTGACACGATTGTGATGTTAGAAAAATGGGAAAGTGTTGCTCATCTTGAAGCACATTTGGCTACACCTCATATGCAAGCACATCATGAAGCAGTTAAAGATGATGTCATTGATGTCAAAATTAAAATTTTAGAAAGCGGCGTATAA
- a CDS encoding NAD(P)H-dependent oxidoreductase — MSNILVINGAKQFAHSNGELNDTLTTLATDHLTELGHEVQVTRADSDYNAEAEVEKFLWADVVIYQMPGWWMGAPWTVKKYIDDVFTVGHGSLYANDGRSRSDASKKYGSGGLIHDKKYMLSLTWNAPMEAFDDADQFFHGVGVDGVYLPFHKANQFLGMGTLPTFIVNDVIKMPNVDSYIEEYKAHLNSVFVAA, encoded by the coding sequence ATGAGCAATATTTTAGTGATTAATGGCGCCAAACAATTTGCCCATTCAAATGGTGAATTAAATGACACGCTCACGACATTGGCAACCGACCATCTCACTGAACTAGGCCATGAAGTTCAAGTGACTCGTGCAGATAGCGACTACAATGCAGAAGCTGAAGTAGAAAAATTCTTATGGGCAGATGTTGTTATTTATCAAATGCCAGGTTGGTGGATGGGTGCACCTTGGACTGTAAAAAAATATATTGATGATGTATTTACTGTAGGTCATGGTTCACTTTACGCAAATGATGGTCGTAGCCGTTCTGATGCATCAAAAAAATATGGTTCAGGTGGTTTAATTCATGACAAAAAATATATGCTGTCACTCACTTGGAATGCACCAATGGAAGCATTTGACGATGCAGATCAGTTCTTCCACGGCGTAGGCGTAGATGGTGTTTATTTACCATTTCATAAAGCTAATCAGTTCTTAGGCATGGGCACATTACCGACTTTTATTGTAAATGACGTGATTAAAATGCCTAACGTTGATAGTTATATTGAAGAATATAAAGCACACTTAAATAGTGTTTTTGTAGCAGCTTAA
- the craA gene encoding chloramphenicol efflux MFS transporter CraA has protein sequence MKNIQTTTLNRTTLMFPLALVLFEFAVYIGNDLIQPAMLAITQDFGVSATWAPSSMSFYLLGGATVAWLLGPLSDRLGRKKVLLAGVLFFALCCFLILLTRQIEQFLALRFLQGIGLTVISAVGYAAIQESFAERDAIKVMALMANISLLAPLLGPVLGAFLIDYVSWHWGFVAIAVLALLSWVGLKKQMPSQQASVTRQPFSYLFDDFKKVFTNRRFLGLSLALPLVGMPLMLWIALSPIILVDELKLTSVQYGLAQFPVFVGLIVGNIVLIKIIDRLALGKTILIGLPIMLIGTLILILGVVWQTDLIPCLLTGMTLICFGEGISFSVLYRFALMSSEVSKGTVAAAVSMLLMMSFFAMIELVRYLYTQFHLWAFVLSAFTFIALWFTQPRSALKQEMQERKLEGND, from the coding sequence ATGAAAAATATTCAAACGACAACGTTGAACCGTACAACGTTGATGTTTCCTTTGGCCTTAGTGCTATTTGAATTTGCGGTTTATATTGGCAATGACCTTATTCAGCCAGCAATGTTGGCTATTACTCAAGATTTTGGTGTAAGTGCAACTTGGGCACCATCTTCAATGTCATTTTATTTATTAGGTGGCGCTACGGTTGCGTGGTTACTTGGGCCATTGTCAGATCGTCTTGGACGTAAAAAAGTACTGCTAGCAGGGGTTTTGTTTTTTGCTCTATGCTGCTTCTTAATTTTACTAACACGGCAAATAGAACAGTTTCTAGCATTAAGGTTTTTGCAGGGAATTGGCTTAACTGTAATCTCCGCAGTCGGTTATGCCGCTATTCAAGAGAGTTTTGCCGAGCGTGATGCAATTAAAGTTATGGCACTCATGGCAAATATCTCGTTGCTTGCACCATTGCTGGGGCCTGTACTTGGAGCCTTTTTAATTGATTATGTGTCTTGGCATTGGGGCTTTGTCGCCATTGCTGTATTGGCATTACTCAGTTGGGTCGGTTTGAAAAAACAGATGCCAAGTCAGCAAGCCAGTGTAACTCGACAACCTTTTAGTTATCTTTTTGATGATTTTAAAAAGGTGTTTACTAATCGCCGTTTTTTAGGCTTAAGTCTTGCCTTACCGTTGGTGGGCATGCCTTTAATGCTTTGGATTGCTTTATCTCCAATCATTTTGGTAGATGAGTTAAAGCTCACTAGTGTGCAATATGGCTTGGCTCAATTTCCAGTATTTGTTGGTCTTATTGTAGGTAACATTGTCTTAATTAAAATTATTGACCGTCTAGCTTTAGGTAAAACTATTCTAATTGGCTTGCCGATTATGTTGATTGGGACACTCATTTTAATATTAGGAGTGGTGTGGCAAACCGATTTAATTCCTTGTTTGCTTACAGGCATGACGCTCATCTGTTTTGGTGAGGGAATTAGTTTTTCAGTTTTATATCGCTTTGCACTCATGTCATCTGAAGTATCAAAAGGAACTGTTGCAGCGGCCGTTTCGATGCTATTGATGATGAGCTTCTTTGCAATGATTGAGCTGGTACGTTACCTCTATACGCAATTTCATTTATGGGCCTTTGTATTATCTGCATTTACCTTTATTGCTCTTTGGTTTACTCAACCACGAAGTGCTTTAAAGCAGGAAATGCAAGAAAGAAAGCTCGAAGGAAATGATTAA
- the yccS gene encoding YccS family putative transporter, with protein MNYLTQIFNSFKTNSILIYCLQILIVLTGTTLGLLWLGHNELIVPVTLGAIAAALTDFDDRLSIRLRNLVYVCLLFFTVSSILGFLAPYKIFFILYLSLSSAFFILLGALGQRYATISFGTILLSIYSMFGLGEYAHWYQQPTYFVYGALWYGFTSILFFIIKPTLPLQDKLSQIFKEISVLLQAKARLFDPDNKENVEQLLYELSLQNTQVAQSLNQIRSSLLTRLKASRVSNKSIYWLNLYFFARDIHEQATSNYLHYEHIQQNFSRSDLIFRFQKNLRLQAQACQDLAQCILHNRPSQPSQESRTVLNHLESSLKDWIQQHPQNFEVKNLRLIFDNLKGMHEQFEQLQYAQPFPENNTQTRQEHLNLLDDDIQGFSDLILKLRQQLTPQSALFRHAIRIAVVFAAGYAISLLPFAQHGYWILLTSLFVCQITYFATKSRLKLRTIGTLLGVLLGIPILYFVPSIEGQLIITIICGVCFFYLRQKKYALATLMATLMVLLIFNLKGAGYSIILPRLIDTLLGCFIAWLAVNFIWPDWNFRNIPNNIKKSSKATLDYFNVIVEQYQYGKNQDIEYRRIRRAAHNAQIELSNMISSLSAEPNPNPQLIHYAFRYLVYSHSQLSYVAALGSQRQKIEDQQVLQLLLDCQHILNQSLFEQASVDFNFLERTLKQIQNLTTHEHFSESYTLVLKQMSLLLETLPELLTLKGQLLEQEIK; from the coding sequence GTGAACTATCTGACCCAAATATTTAATAGTTTTAAGACGAACTCCATTTTAATTTATTGCCTGCAAATTTTGATTGTACTCACAGGCACAACTTTGGGTTTACTTTGGCTAGGCCATAACGAACTCATCGTTCCTGTGACTTTAGGTGCGATTGCAGCAGCGTTAACCGACTTTGATGATCGTTTAAGTATTCGATTACGTAACTTGGTTTACGTCTGCCTCCTCTTTTTTACAGTCAGTAGTATTCTTGGCTTTTTAGCTCCCTACAAAATTTTCTTTATTTTATATCTTTCTCTTTCTAGTGCTTTTTTCATTTTATTAGGCGCTTTAGGGCAACGTTATGCCACAATTTCGTTTGGCACTATTTTGCTTTCCATTTATAGCATGTTCGGTTTAGGAGAATATGCGCACTGGTACCAACAACCCACCTACTTTGTTTATGGTGCTTTGTGGTACGGCTTTACATCTATTTTATTTTTTATTATTAAACCGACCCTTCCCTTACAAGATAAGCTCTCACAAATTTTTAAAGAAATTTCTGTTCTACTACAAGCAAAAGCACGTTTGTTTGATCCCGACAATAAAGAGAATGTTGAACAACTTTTATATGAACTGTCCTTACAAAATACGCAAGTTGCTCAAAGTCTCAATCAAATACGCAGCTCCCTGCTCACTCGACTCAAGGCTTCACGGGTCAGTAATAAAAGTATTTATTGGCTAAACCTGTATTTTTTTGCGCGGGACATTCACGAACAAGCAACCTCTAATTATTTACATTACGAACATATTCAACAGAACTTCAGTCGTAGTGATCTTATTTTCCGTTTCCAAAAAAACCTACGCCTACAAGCACAAGCGTGCCAAGATCTAGCTCAATGTATTTTGCATAATCGACCATCTCAGCCTTCGCAAGAAAGCCGGACGGTATTAAACCATTTGGAGAGTTCTTTAAAGGACTGGATACAGCAGCATCCTCAAAACTTTGAAGTTAAAAATTTAAGACTTATTTTTGATAATTTAAAAGGGATGCATGAACAGTTTGAACAACTACAATATGCACAGCCTTTCCCTGAAAATAATACCCAAACAAGACAAGAGCACTTAAATTTACTTGATGATGATATTCAAGGGTTTTCAGATCTGATCTTAAAACTCAGGCAACAACTTACACCACAGTCAGCCTTATTTAGACATGCCATACGAATTGCAGTCGTTTTCGCCGCAGGTTATGCCATTTCATTATTACCATTTGCTCAGCATGGCTATTGGATTTTACTGACTAGTTTATTTGTCTGCCAAATCACTTATTTTGCGACTAAAAGCCGTCTTAAACTAAGAACCATTGGCACCTTACTCGGTGTCTTATTAGGAATACCTATTCTATATTTTGTACCGAGTATTGAAGGTCAGCTCATCATTACGATTATTTGCGGAGTCTGCTTTTTCTATTTACGACAAAAGAAATATGCATTGGCGACGCTTATGGCCACCCTGATGGTGCTGTTAATTTTTAACTTAAAAGGTGCTGGCTACAGCATTATTTTGCCTCGTCTTATAGATACGCTATTAGGCTGTTTTATTGCATGGCTTGCCGTAAACTTTATTTGGCCTGATTGGAACTTCCGCAATATTCCTAACAATATTAAGAAAAGTAGCAAAGCGACCTTAGATTATTTCAATGTGATTGTTGAGCAATATCAATATGGCAAAAATCAGGATATAGAATACCGCCGAATTCGTCGGGCTGCCCATAATGCTCAAATCGAGCTATCGAACATGATCTCGAGTTTAAGTGCTGAACCCAATCCAAATCCTCAGCTCATTCATTACGCTTTTCGCTATTTAGTTTATAGCCACAGCCAACTGAGCTATGTGGCAGCGTTAGGTAGCCAACGGCAGAAAATTGAGGATCAACAGGTATTACAGCTCTTACTGGATTGTCAGCACATTCTTAATCAGAGTTTATTTGAACAAGCTTCTGTTGACTTTAATTTTCTTGAGCGAACTTTAAAACAAATTCAAAATCTAACAACTCATGAGCACTTTTCGGAAAGCTATACTCTAGTCTTAAAACAAATGAGTTTACTATTAGAAACCCTACCTGAACTCTTAACTTTAAAAGGTCAGCTTTTAGAACAAGAGATTAAATAG
- the sodC gene encoding superoxide dismutase family protein encodes MFNKIGAICALTAFFTVGCSSVTKTVSDTAQALTTMHTKKVVDVNEVTAAGIGKKLGTISFQDSDKGLIITPALADLPSGTRGFHIHENASCEPAVKDGKLGAALAAGSHYNPNQAPHHGTPTTGHLGDLPALVVDNTGVATTAVIAPRLKLADLQGRAIMIHAGGDNYSDSPLPLGGGGARIACGVIK; translated from the coding sequence ATGTTTAATAAAATTGGTGCAATCTGTGCGCTTACAGCTTTTTTTACGGTTGGCTGTAGTTCAGTCACAAAAACTGTATCAGATACAGCTCAAGCATTAACGACAATGCATACGAAAAAAGTGGTCGATGTAAATGAAGTGACTGCCGCTGGTATTGGTAAAAAATTAGGTACGATTAGCTTTCAAGATAGCGACAAAGGTTTAATTATTACGCCTGCTCTAGCTGACTTACCAAGTGGTACACGCGGCTTCCATATTCATGAAAATGCCTCTTGTGAACCAGCTGTAAAAGATGGGAAACTGGGTGCTGCCTTAGCTGCTGGTAGTCACTACAACCCGAATCAAGCTCCTCATCACGGTACTCCAACAACTGGCCACTTAGGTGATTTACCTGCTTTAGTAGTCGATAATACTGGTGTTGCAACGACTGCTGTAATCGCACCTCGATTGAAACTTGCTGATCTTCAAGGTCGAGCTATCATGATTCATGCGGGTGGTGATAACTACTCAGACTCACCTCTTCCTCTCGGTGGTGGCGGAGCACGAATTGCATGTGGTGTGATTAAATAA
- a CDS encoding AI-2E family transporter: MHPYAPNLQRVLLFGLFFILIFLGFNILKYFIVPVLWAAIIAYMTWPIYLRIQRFFGETRNTLNATLMISLVILVVGVPFTCAIFILQHEGRNLYFDLQRQVFSGHLSVPDFIRDLPFVGKEISRTLNELNNDPNSTIQNVAAWVQSHLSYGRVLLGEISKNIVKLGFAVFSLFFFYRDGQMILSQVSKALEMVIGPRIHHYLDTISETTRAVVYGVGLTAIAQAVLAGLSYFVAGVPNPMVLTIATFLLALIPFGTPISYLGVGLWLFSQGQTMEAIGVVVWGVVIVSSSDNVIRPLVISGATKIPFLLIMFGVLGGIASFGLVGLFIGPVILAILLAIWREWLHETIEPEPMPKTTMIYDSESESSNDKE; encoded by the coding sequence GTGCATCCATACGCTCCTAATTTACAGCGCGTTTTATTGTTTGGGCTGTTTTTTATTTTGATTTTTTTAGGATTTAATATCCTGAAATACTTTATTGTTCCTGTACTTTGGGCTGCCATCATTGCTTATATGACTTGGCCTATTTATTTAAGAATTCAACGTTTTTTTGGAGAAACCCGTAATACTTTAAATGCAACTCTAATGATTAGTCTGGTCATTTTGGTTGTTGGCGTCCCTTTTACATGCGCTATTTTCATTTTGCAGCATGAAGGCCGCAACTTATATTTTGACTTACAACGTCAAGTTTTTTCAGGTCATTTAAGTGTTCCTGATTTTATTCGTGATCTTCCTTTTGTTGGAAAAGAAATTTCTCGTACACTCAATGAGTTAAATAACGACCCTAATAGCACGATTCAAAATGTTGCAGCTTGGGTACAAAGCCATTTAAGTTATGGCCGTGTACTGCTCGGTGAAATTAGTAAAAATATTGTCAAACTTGGCTTTGCCGTATTTAGCCTATTTTTCTTCTACCGTGATGGTCAAATGATTTTATCTCAGGTGAGTAAAGCCTTAGAAATGGTTATAGGCCCTCGTATTCACCATTATCTCGATACGATCTCTGAAACGACTCGTGCTGTAGTCTATGGCGTGGGTTTAACTGCAATTGCTCAAGCTGTTTTAGCTGGATTAAGTTATTTCGTAGCAGGTGTCCCTAACCCAATGGTACTTACAATTGCTACTTTCTTATTGGCTTTAATTCCATTTGGTACACCCATCTCCTATTTAGGGGTCGGTCTATGGTTGTTCTCTCAGGGACAAACTATGGAAGCAATTGGTGTAGTGGTTTGGGGTGTAGTGATTGTTAGTAGCTCAGATAATGTGATTCGACCACTTGTGATTTCTGGTGCCACAAAAATTCCATTCTTATTAATCATGTTTGGTGTGTTGGGCGGTATTGCTAGTTTTGGATTAGTAGGTTTATTTATTGGACCTGTAATTCTAGCTATTTTATTGGCAATTTGGCGTGAATGGTTACATGAAACCATTGAGCCTGAACCTATGCCTAAAACGACTATGATTTATGATTCTGAAAGTGAATCTTCTAACGATAAAGAGTGA
- a CDS encoding ParA family protein gives MKTILIANQKGGCGKTMTAITLATALAQKGYKVALADSDNQKSALQWLKQRPDGVAKIQSLDWRHEKSIGDAPKNLDYLIIDAPGALSGEHAEQLISEAHAIITPLQPSFFDIDSTRRFLKHLQDIKRIRKGKVQILLLANRVKPNSASSKDIQQFFEKIEQEPVAWIAERTAYGSLAMQGLSIFDKPQKNFITIQNQWQPVLNKLVEDKAEWF, from the coding sequence ATGAAAACGATACTTATTGCAAATCAAAAGGGCGGATGCGGAAAAACCATGACGGCCATTACGTTGGCAACAGCATTGGCACAAAAAGGATATAAAGTAGCATTAGCAGATTCGGACAATCAAAAATCGGCTTTACAGTGGTTAAAACAGCGCCCCGATGGCGTCGCAAAAATTCAAAGCCTCGACTGGCGTCACGAAAAATCAATTGGTGACGCGCCTAAAAATCTGGATTATTTAATTATTGATGCGCCTGGTGCACTTTCAGGTGAACATGCTGAGCAACTCATTAGTGAAGCTCATGCCATTATTACTCCACTTCAGCCTTCATTTTTTGATATAGACAGTACTCGTCGCTTTTTAAAGCATTTACAAGATATTAAGCGTATTCGTAAAGGCAAAGTTCAGATTTTACTTCTTGCAAATCGCGTAAAACCAAACAGTGCCAGCTCAAAAGATATTCAACAGTTTTTTGAAAAAATTGAACAGGAACCTGTTGCATGGATTGCTGAACGCACTGCATATGGCAGCTTAGCAATGCAAGGCTTAAGTATTTTTGATAAGCCTCAAAAAAACTTTATTACGATTCAAAATCAATGGCAACCTGTTCTAAACAAGTTAGTTGAAGATAAAGCTGAGTGGTTTTAA
- a CDS encoding Holliday junction resolvase-like protein, with the protein MSVWLAMLIGAGIGIIITTLILSNTRNGRIKAEYEQYIAELELEHQQALTQAQKRSVNTSRAVLKGKMAEQFAPVLPEFQYLPSDAKFMGDPVDYIIFDGYTDFRDGDGTAEDINIILLDVKSGGARLTKGQQAIAQAVQQGKVRFETLRIDFED; encoded by the coding sequence ATGTCTGTATGGCTTGCCATGCTTATTGGTGCTGGAATTGGCATCATTATCACTACTCTTATTTTATCAAACACTCGGAATGGCCGAATTAAGGCTGAATATGAACAATATATTGCTGAACTTGAATTAGAGCATCAACAAGCTCTTACTCAAGCACAAAAGAGAAGTGTAAATACAAGCCGTGCGGTGTTGAAAGGAAAAATGGCAGAACAATTTGCTCCAGTTTTGCCTGAATTTCAGTATTTACCCAGCGATGCAAAATTCATGGGCGATCCGGTGGACTATATTATTTTTGATGGATATACCGATTTCCGTGATGGTGATGGTACGGCAGAAGACATTAATATTATTCTACTTGATGTAAAAAGTGGCGGTGCAAGGCTCACTAAAGGTCAGCAAGCGATTGCACAAGCGGTCCAACAAGGCAAGGTTCGTTTTGAAACTTTGAGAATAGATTTTGAAGATTAA
- a CDS encoding class I SAM-dependent methyltransferase, which yields MTQSLHPAAQKGFSSAAELYQQVRPNYPAEIVSWLQNCLQIQENSTVIDLGSGTGKFLPYLKQTHADVIAVEPIGEMLQQLQQVYTDIKTLQAFSHSIPVEDHEIDAIICAQSFHWFDNLDTLTEMYRVLKPQGHLGLVWNQRDERTDWVRALADFLLPLEGDTPRYHSEKWKRVFEQQDLFVFDSLQTFTQSQCGPVEQVVSKRLLSTSFIAAMTEKDQLQLKAQFEKIVYDFTGLGPQDQIDFPYVTYAYHFQKSTLPVK from the coding sequence ATGACACAATCCTTACATCCTGCCGCTCAAAAAGGATTCAGCTCAGCTGCTGAACTATATCAGCAAGTTAGACCTAATTATCCCGCAGAAATAGTAAGTTGGCTGCAAAATTGCCTACAAATACAGGAAAACTCTACTGTTATCGATCTTGGATCGGGTACTGGCAAATTCTTACCCTACTTAAAACAAACACATGCAGATGTTATTGCAGTTGAGCCAATTGGCGAGATGTTACAGCAGCTTCAACAAGTTTATACTGATATCAAAACATTACAGGCTTTTAGCCATTCAATTCCTGTAGAAGACCATGAAATTGATGCCATTATTTGTGCGCAATCTTTCCACTGGTTTGACAACCTTGATACCCTAACAGAAATGTATAGAGTATTAAAACCACAAGGACATTTAGGACTTGTTTGGAATCAACGCGACGAGCGTACGGATTGGGTGAGAGCCTTAGCTGATTTTCTACTTCCACTTGAAGGAGACACGCCGCGTTACCATAGTGAAAAGTGGAAACGTGTGTTTGAACAACAAGATTTATTCGTATTTGATAGCCTACAAACATTTACACAGTCGCAATGCGGTCCTGTCGAACAAGTCGTGAGTAAACGTTTGCTCTCTACGAGTTTTATTGCTGCAATGACTGAAAAAGATCAGTTACAACTCAAAGCACAGTTTGAAAAAATTGTTTATGATTTTACGGGATTAGGTCCTCAAGATCAGATTGATTTTCCATATGTCACATATGCATATCACTTTCAGAAAAGTACGTTACCCGTTAAATAA